The Syngnathus typhle isolate RoL2023-S1 ecotype Sweden linkage group LG1, RoL_Styp_1.0, whole genome shotgun sequence genome includes a window with the following:
- the ccnb3 gene encoding G2/mitotic-specific cyclin-B3 isoform X3, translating into MPSVRGRRGLVAAALNVPVEQQQQQHEEQEVSKSKRSTSPCLGVPKLKKRTALVDMTNAHKVNLSFLDKKKKKKKKQQQQEVKKTSSVSEKSQAEQQRSTSESTEGKSSENDEEEKEEAEEQAVCHVAQDLVTPEVPVEFDVDSENRNDCFMIPEYAKDIFDYLKSREEKFVLQDYMCQQPSINAGMRAILVDWLVEVQENFELYHETLYLAVKLTDHFLARTPIHRDSLQLVGSTAMLLASKFEERDPLSVDNFLYICDDAYNREQFLRMEASILQALSFDIGIPVAYHFLRRYAKCAGVGMDMLTLARYFSELSLMDFELVQERSSLLAAACLFLALLTKDLPGWPPVLQFHSGYEISELAPVVRKIYAMAAQPPSSELKVVRSKYSHEVFFRVASLPLVDYDVLEKTLEPQRFPLIQL; encoded by the exons ATGCCTTCCGTCAGAGGCAGGAGAGGCCTTGTTGCTGCTGCCCTTAATGTTCCCGTtgag cagcagcagcagcagcatgaagAGCAAGAAGTTTCAAAGTCCAAGAGGTCCACTTCGCCTTGCCTCGGAGTCCCCAAGCTCAAGAAGAGGACAGCCCTGGTCGACATGACCAAT GCTCACAAAGTCAACCTCAGCTTCctggacaagaagaagaagaaaaagaaaaagcagcagcagcaggaggtgAAGAAAACCAGCTCGGTGTCAGAAAAAAGTCAAGCCGAGCAGCAAAG GTCGACGTCTGAGAGCACTGAGGGAAAATCGTCTGAAAATGATGAAGAGGAGAAAGAGGAAGCTGAAGAGCAAGCGGTCTGCCACGTGGCGCAGGACCTTGTTACACCTGag GTTCCGGTCGAGTTTGATGTGGACTCTGAAAACCGCAACGATTGTTTCATGATTCCCGAGTACGCCAAGGACATTTTTGACTACCTCAAAAGTCGAGAG GAGAAGTTTGTGCTGCAAGATTACATGTGCCAGCAGCCCAGCATCAACGCCGGGATGCGTGCCATCCTTGTGGACTGGCTGGTGGAAGTACAG GAGAACTTTGAGCTCTACCACGAGACTCTTTACCTGGCTGTGAAGCTGACGGACCACTTCCTGGCACGGACCCCCATTCATCGCGACTCGCTGCAGCTAGTGGGCTCTACCGCCATGCTGCTGGCTTCCAAGTTTGAG GAGCGCGACCCACTTTCCGTGGACAACTTCCTGTACATTTGTGACGACGCCTACAACAGGGAGCAGTTCCTCCGCATGGAGGCCAGCATCCTGCAAGCACTCTCTTTCGACATCGGCATCCCCGTTGCCTACCACTTCCTCCGGCGCTACGCCAAG TGCGCCGGCGTGGGTATGGACATGCTGACACTGGCGCGCTACTTTAGCGAGCTGAGCCTGATGGACTTTGAGCTGGTGCAGGAGCGAAGCTCGCTGCTGGCGGCCGCCTGCCTTTTTCTTGCTCTGCTCACCAAAGATCTGCCAGGATGG CCGCCCGTCCTGCAGTTTCACAGCGGCTACGAAATTTCCGAATTGGCCCCCGTCGTCCGAAAGATTTACGCGATGGCGGcgcagcctcccagcagtgagCTGAAGGTGGTCCGCAGCAAATACTCCCACGA GGTATTTTTCCGAGTTGCTTCCCTGCCACTGGTGGACTATGATGTCTTGGAGAAGACTTTAGAACCTCAAAGGTTCCCTCTGATACAGTTGTAA
- the ccnb3 gene encoding G2/mitotic-specific cyclin-B3 isoform X2 produces MPSVRGRRGLVAAALNVPVEQQQQQQHEEQEVSKSKRSTSPCLGVPKLKKRTALVDMTNAHKVNLSFLDKKKKKKKKQQQQEVKKTSSVSEKSQAEQQRSTSESTEGKSSENDEEEKEEAEEQAVCHVAQDLVTPEVPVEFDVDSENRNDCFMIPEYAKDIFDYLKSREEKFVLQDYMCQQPSINAGMRAILVDWLVEVQENFELYHETLYLAVKLTDHFLARTPIHRDSLQLVGSTAMLLASKFEERDPLSVDNFLYICDDAYNREQFLRMEASILQALSFDIGIPVAYHFLRRYAKCAGVGMDMLTLARYFSELSLMDFELVQERSSLLAAACLFLALLTKDLPGWPPVLQFHSGYEISELAPVVRKIYAMAAQPPSSELKVVRSKYSHEVFFRVASLPLVDYDVLEKTLEPQRFPLIQL; encoded by the exons ATGCCTTCCGTCAGAGGCAGGAGAGGCCTTGTTGCTGCTGCCCTTAATGTTCCCGTtgag cagcagcagcagcagcagcatgaagAGCAAGAAGTTTCAAAGTCCAAGAGGTCCACTTCGCCTTGCCTCGGAGTCCCCAAGCTCAAGAAGAGGACAGCCCTGGTCGACATGACCAAT GCTCACAAAGTCAACCTCAGCTTCctggacaagaagaagaagaaaaagaaaaagcagcagcagcaggaggtgAAGAAAACCAGCTCGGTGTCAGAAAAAAGTCAAGCCGAGCAGCAAAG GTCGACGTCTGAGAGCACTGAGGGAAAATCGTCTGAAAATGATGAAGAGGAGAAAGAGGAAGCTGAAGAGCAAGCGGTCTGCCACGTGGCGCAGGACCTTGTTACACCTGag GTTCCGGTCGAGTTTGATGTGGACTCTGAAAACCGCAACGATTGTTTCATGATTCCCGAGTACGCCAAGGACATTTTTGACTACCTCAAAAGTCGAGAG GAGAAGTTTGTGCTGCAAGATTACATGTGCCAGCAGCCCAGCATCAACGCCGGGATGCGTGCCATCCTTGTGGACTGGCTGGTGGAAGTACAG GAGAACTTTGAGCTCTACCACGAGACTCTTTACCTGGCTGTGAAGCTGACGGACCACTTCCTGGCACGGACCCCCATTCATCGCGACTCGCTGCAGCTAGTGGGCTCTACCGCCATGCTGCTGGCTTCCAAGTTTGAG GAGCGCGACCCACTTTCCGTGGACAACTTCCTGTACATTTGTGACGACGCCTACAACAGGGAGCAGTTCCTCCGCATGGAGGCCAGCATCCTGCAAGCACTCTCTTTCGACATCGGCATCCCCGTTGCCTACCACTTCCTCCGGCGCTACGCCAAG TGCGCCGGCGTGGGTATGGACATGCTGACACTGGCGCGCTACTTTAGCGAGCTGAGCCTGATGGACTTTGAGCTGGTGCAGGAGCGAAGCTCGCTGCTGGCGGCCGCCTGCCTTTTTCTTGCTCTGCTCACCAAAGATCTGCCAGGATGG CCGCCCGTCCTGCAGTTTCACAGCGGCTACGAAATTTCCGAATTGGCCCCCGTCGTCCGAAAGATTTACGCGATGGCGGcgcagcctcccagcagtgagCTGAAGGTGGTCCGCAGCAAATACTCCCACGA GGTATTTTTCCGAGTTGCTTCCCTGCCACTGGTGGACTATGATGTCTTGGAGAAGACTTTAGAACCTCAAAGGTTCCCTCTGATACAGTTGTAA
- the ccnb3 gene encoding G2/mitotic-specific cyclin-B3 isoform X4 translates to MPSVRGRRGLVAAALNVPVEQQQQHEEQEVSKSKRSTSPCLGVPKLKKRTALVDMTNAHKVNLSFLDKKKKKKKKQQQQEVKKTSSVSEKSQAEQQRSTSESTEGKSSENDEEEKEEAEEQAVCHVAQDLVTPEVPVEFDVDSENRNDCFMIPEYAKDIFDYLKSREEKFVLQDYMCQQPSINAGMRAILVDWLVEVQENFELYHETLYLAVKLTDHFLARTPIHRDSLQLVGSTAMLLASKFEERDPLSVDNFLYICDDAYNREQFLRMEASILQALSFDIGIPVAYHFLRRYAKCAGVGMDMLTLARYFSELSLMDFELVQERSSLLAAACLFLALLTKDLPGWPPVLQFHSGYEISELAPVVRKIYAMAAQPPSSELKVVRSKYSHEVFFRVASLPLVDYDVLEKTLEPQRFPLIQL, encoded by the exons ATGCCTTCCGTCAGAGGCAGGAGAGGCCTTGTTGCTGCTGCCCTTAATGTTCCCGTtgag cagcagcagcagcatgaagAGCAAGAAGTTTCAAAGTCCAAGAGGTCCACTTCGCCTTGCCTCGGAGTCCCCAAGCTCAAGAAGAGGACAGCCCTGGTCGACATGACCAAT GCTCACAAAGTCAACCTCAGCTTCctggacaagaagaagaagaaaaagaaaaagcagcagcagcaggaggtgAAGAAAACCAGCTCGGTGTCAGAAAAAAGTCAAGCCGAGCAGCAAAG GTCGACGTCTGAGAGCACTGAGGGAAAATCGTCTGAAAATGATGAAGAGGAGAAAGAGGAAGCTGAAGAGCAAGCGGTCTGCCACGTGGCGCAGGACCTTGTTACACCTGag GTTCCGGTCGAGTTTGATGTGGACTCTGAAAACCGCAACGATTGTTTCATGATTCCCGAGTACGCCAAGGACATTTTTGACTACCTCAAAAGTCGAGAG GAGAAGTTTGTGCTGCAAGATTACATGTGCCAGCAGCCCAGCATCAACGCCGGGATGCGTGCCATCCTTGTGGACTGGCTGGTGGAAGTACAG GAGAACTTTGAGCTCTACCACGAGACTCTTTACCTGGCTGTGAAGCTGACGGACCACTTCCTGGCACGGACCCCCATTCATCGCGACTCGCTGCAGCTAGTGGGCTCTACCGCCATGCTGCTGGCTTCCAAGTTTGAG GAGCGCGACCCACTTTCCGTGGACAACTTCCTGTACATTTGTGACGACGCCTACAACAGGGAGCAGTTCCTCCGCATGGAGGCCAGCATCCTGCAAGCACTCTCTTTCGACATCGGCATCCCCGTTGCCTACCACTTCCTCCGGCGCTACGCCAAG TGCGCCGGCGTGGGTATGGACATGCTGACACTGGCGCGCTACTTTAGCGAGCTGAGCCTGATGGACTTTGAGCTGGTGCAGGAGCGAAGCTCGCTGCTGGCGGCCGCCTGCCTTTTTCTTGCTCTGCTCACCAAAGATCTGCCAGGATGG CCGCCCGTCCTGCAGTTTCACAGCGGCTACGAAATTTCCGAATTGGCCCCCGTCGTCCGAAAGATTTACGCGATGGCGGcgcagcctcccagcagtgagCTGAAGGTGGTCCGCAGCAAATACTCCCACGA GGTATTTTTCCGAGTTGCTTCCCTGCCACTGGTGGACTATGATGTCTTGGAGAAGACTTTAGAACCTCAAAGGTTCCCTCTGATACAGTTGTAA
- the ccnb3 gene encoding G2/mitotic-specific cyclin-B3 isoform X1 encodes MPSVRGRRGLVAAALNVPVEQQQQQQQHEEQEVSKSKRSTSPCLGVPKLKKRTALVDMTNAHKVNLSFLDKKKKKKKKQQQQEVKKTSSVSEKSQAEQQRSTSESTEGKSSENDEEEKEEAEEQAVCHVAQDLVTPEVPVEFDVDSENRNDCFMIPEYAKDIFDYLKSREEKFVLQDYMCQQPSINAGMRAILVDWLVEVQENFELYHETLYLAVKLTDHFLARTPIHRDSLQLVGSTAMLLASKFEERDPLSVDNFLYICDDAYNREQFLRMEASILQALSFDIGIPVAYHFLRRYAKCAGVGMDMLTLARYFSELSLMDFELVQERSSLLAAACLFLALLTKDLPGWPPVLQFHSGYEISELAPVVRKIYAMAAQPPSSELKVVRSKYSHEVFFRVASLPLVDYDVLEKTLEPQRFPLIQL; translated from the exons ATGCCTTCCGTCAGAGGCAGGAGAGGCCTTGTTGCTGCTGCCCTTAATGTTCCCGTtga gcagcagcagcagcagcagcagcatgaagAGCAAGAAGTTTCAAAGTCCAAGAGGTCCACTTCGCCTTGCCTCGGAGTCCCCAAGCTCAAGAAGAGGACAGCCCTGGTCGACATGACCAAT GCTCACAAAGTCAACCTCAGCTTCctggacaagaagaagaagaaaaagaaaaagcagcagcagcaggaggtgAAGAAAACCAGCTCGGTGTCAGAAAAAAGTCAAGCCGAGCAGCAAAG GTCGACGTCTGAGAGCACTGAGGGAAAATCGTCTGAAAATGATGAAGAGGAGAAAGAGGAAGCTGAAGAGCAAGCGGTCTGCCACGTGGCGCAGGACCTTGTTACACCTGag GTTCCGGTCGAGTTTGATGTGGACTCTGAAAACCGCAACGATTGTTTCATGATTCCCGAGTACGCCAAGGACATTTTTGACTACCTCAAAAGTCGAGAG GAGAAGTTTGTGCTGCAAGATTACATGTGCCAGCAGCCCAGCATCAACGCCGGGATGCGTGCCATCCTTGTGGACTGGCTGGTGGAAGTACAG GAGAACTTTGAGCTCTACCACGAGACTCTTTACCTGGCTGTGAAGCTGACGGACCACTTCCTGGCACGGACCCCCATTCATCGCGACTCGCTGCAGCTAGTGGGCTCTACCGCCATGCTGCTGGCTTCCAAGTTTGAG GAGCGCGACCCACTTTCCGTGGACAACTTCCTGTACATTTGTGACGACGCCTACAACAGGGAGCAGTTCCTCCGCATGGAGGCCAGCATCCTGCAAGCACTCTCTTTCGACATCGGCATCCCCGTTGCCTACCACTTCCTCCGGCGCTACGCCAAG TGCGCCGGCGTGGGTATGGACATGCTGACACTGGCGCGCTACTTTAGCGAGCTGAGCCTGATGGACTTTGAGCTGGTGCAGGAGCGAAGCTCGCTGCTGGCGGCCGCCTGCCTTTTTCTTGCTCTGCTCACCAAAGATCTGCCAGGATGG CCGCCCGTCCTGCAGTTTCACAGCGGCTACGAAATTTCCGAATTGGCCCCCGTCGTCCGAAAGATTTACGCGATGGCGGcgcagcctcccagcagtgagCTGAAGGTGGTCCGCAGCAAATACTCCCACGA GGTATTTTTCCGAGTTGCTTCCCTGCCACTGGTGGACTATGATGTCTTGGAGAAGACTTTAGAACCTCAAAGGTTCCCTCTGATACAGTTGTAA